The Urbifossiella limnaea nucleotide sequence GCGCACGTCGTCGGCTACGCCGCGCTGGCGGCGCTCGCCGTGGGCCTGCTGGCGCCGCGGCTGCTGATCGGCTTCCTCGTGCTGCACGGCGTCGCCACGGAAGTGATCCAGACCTACGTCCCCGGCCGCACCGGGCAGTTCACCGACGTGCTGATCGACTGGGCCGGCATTGCCGTCGGCGTTCTCGCCGCCCGCTTCGGGACCCGCCGCCGGGGGTGACGCATGACC carries:
- a CDS encoding VanZ family protein yields the protein MLRPAGPRPTPAQASVAQHLSWRLALFVVLLALWSWRLCSPISPELRDGILATGQPYLAAKTAHVVGYAALAALAVGLLAPRLLIGFLVLHGVATEVIQTYVPGRTGQFTDVLIDWAGIAVGVLAARFGTRRRG